In the genome of Lathyrus oleraceus cultivar Zhongwan6 chromosome 4, CAAS_Psat_ZW6_1.0, whole genome shotgun sequence, the window tcactgctacgattttcgctacttctaaggcgttctccttccacctctgttagatctacgacgtttcctccttctattaattcgttgttagctgttcgattttgacaccataggtatttttctaatcttcatattacttggtttctcttctgacgtttgctaaatgagtgtcctaaatgcggtgtctcgcgatataagaacaagttgtctccagcaaaagtcttgtggtattttcctgttattccgagatttagacgcatgtttcgaGTGATGTAGCAACATTTGGAGTCGGTGTTTTTCAGGTTCGACCGAAAGGAAACTAAATTTGTAACGTTCCAAATTTATCAGACCATAATCTGAACAATATTTACATGTCATTTAGGTTCTTGCTACGATTTTAACTTTGTGGTTAGCAGACAAATCTGGTCGTCGGCTTTTACTTATTGTGAGTCTGAGCTTTTTCGATAATTTTTGCATTCACATTACTATTTGTTTGGAGGGTAATAAGAGATTAATCAAAATCTCCTATTGCAGGTTTCTTCATCTGCAATGGCTTTGAGTCTTTTGGTTGTTTCAATATCATTCTACTTGAAGGTAATAATACTTTTTTTGTTTGTTATATTTTTTgaacatttttttttgtttatttttatatatacataatacattaactagatattacacatgcattcatgcataaatgttcagaaatttgtaacacagattcacaggattatatatcagtaaattcttctttatatttttggttttttatatggataatatattttatgttgaatTTGCTCTCAGGAATATATATCACCAGATTCTGATTTATATGCGACATTGAGCCTCGTATCGGTGGCTGGAGTTGTGGTGTGTAAATACAACTTTATTACACAAATGATGGTTTCTATTGTTTGTTTCCCTAACTTCATTATTATAAACTTTCAATTTCTTTCAGGTCATGGTTATTGCATTCTCTCTGGGATTAGGAGCAATGCCATGGATTATAATGTCTGAGGTACAATTTTCTTCAATAATAATATGCATGACAACCCTATATGAACAAACCTTTGTTGTAATATAATGTGATAGTTGATGTGTTGAATATATTTTACATAATAGATTCTTCCGATTAACATCAAAGGCCTAGCTGGAAGTTTTGCAACACTTGCCAATTGGTTCTTTTCCTGGTTGGTTACATTAACAACAAATTTGCTCTTGGATTGGAGTTCGGGAGGTTTGTGTGCATTGCCTATgttaattttctataaatatcTATTGTTTCTAACCAGAAGCTTCCTATGTTTTTATCAGGAACCTTCAAAATATATACTGCAGTGTGTGTTTTCACAGCAGGATTTGTTGCCATTTGGGTCCCCGAGACAAAGGGaaaaactcttgaagaaatacaacagtttttcagatgaagtttcctttcgagtagcacttcagctagtgttcactcatgtattcacattcatatatttttttctgaatcaactcaattcatttttgtgctctttggtcttgttaaatatgaaaaataccaaaacagtgtgattttctaatctagcagcatacttgcatttttgttgtaattgattgattataaacaaataaatgaaagagagtGGTTATTATACATTTCAATTAGAGTAGCAGTGGTTTCGGTTCATGACATTTCAAATAGCAAGAGGATCATATAAACAATAAGCATATATCAGTATTtgtattttaatattataaaagcATAAAAAGAACCTTTAGTTGCTCTTGTGAATTATAACAAGCAGATGTATGTCATTTTCTTCTGGTTACCTCTTGTGGCTGCAACATAACCTGAAATGAGAATATGGTCACAGAGACATGTGATGCATGTAAAtgttaaataaccacccactttagagggcgttttccaaaataagcgccctctaaaccctttaaatttccactttagagggcgctttccagtaaaagcgccctctaaacccttaaaggtttccactttagagggcgctttccagtaaaagcgtcctctaaacccttaaaagtttccactttagagggcgctttctttaaaaaacgccctctaaagtggcccttaaagggcttaaagagccactttagagagcgctttcaccaggaaaaaaagcgctgtctttacctatgccagcgccagattagagggcgctttaaagcgctgttataggccaaaaaaagcgccctcttttcccttatttggcaTAGTGGATGGTGGTGGTGAGTACACCTCAACCGAGTTTGCCCAGTTTTATGAAATGGATGGGATTGGGCATGAAGTCATAACACCTTACACACTTCAAAACAATGACATtgttgaaagaaaaaatagaagcATGTTGAATATGGCTAAGAGTATGCTTAAAGCAAAGCAGATGCCAATGCACTTTTGAGAAGTCACTTCAACTGCAGTGTACATCATCAACAAATGTCCAACAAAGAATTTGAACAACAAAACTCCTTATAAAGCTTGGTTAAGTTTGAAGCCAAGTGTTGGTCATCTCAAAATCTTTCGCTCACTATGCTTTAGAGATGTTCCTGAACAACTTAGAAGAGAATTGAATGATAAAAGTCAAGCTATGGTCCTAGTTGGATATCATTTAATAGGTGCTTACAGGTTGTTCTTACCTAGTGAAAACAATGTAATGATCAACATAGATGTGGAATTTGATGAAAGCAAATGATGGAATTGGTTACTTGCTTCACAAGATTCAATACAAGAAGGTGAAAGCTCAAGTCACATTAGAACTACATTGAATAATGAGGAACATCTTGAACCAACTTAGTTGGCACAAGTTTAAGGAGTAAGAAGGTCGAGCAGAATCAAGACTTCATTAGTCAGGCCAAATGATTATGAaagattcctaatcaagaaaTCTGAGAAAATAGTGACCTAATTGAAGAAGTCATGATGATTGAGGCATAACCAATCAATCATGTGCAAGCTCAGCGTGATGAAAATGCAAAGTTACAATGGTTAAGGAACTCAAGGCCATTGAAAAAAATCAGACATGAGAGCTAGTTGAGAACTCAGGCAAGAAACAATCAGACTTTGGATATTTTTAATGACATGATAATCCCCCAACTTATGATGTGGTGTTATTTATGTAGTATTTAGTAATATTTATGTCatttaaaattattatttatttaattaataaaataatatatttgaataaaaaaaagaataaaaggAAAAAGAAATTATAATTGAAAAAGAAATTTTTGAAACTTTAAATTATCATATTCAATCGTAGAAGAAACTTAAATTGGCTATGTGAACACTGTTTTACTTCTGAAATTCTAAAATCTCATTTTCATTCTTATTTGTATCACCATCTTCATTCATTTCATTGTCTTTCATCCTGTCGTCTTTGTTGAAAAAACCAGAAATGGAGTGGTGAAAAACAGTGTGTTTGGGAAAGATGAAGATGATAATGTGAATAGAGAGATAGAGATATAGAGAAAGATTGAGAGAATT includes:
- the LOC127138084 gene encoding high-affinity hexose transporter HXT6 encodes the protein MKDLGAASRILGIVILRDRKQSRLCLSQETYLVKILDKVGMSNSKPVVTPTNPQFKLSTTQSPSTEVETVYMNSIPYASIVGSLMYVMVCTRPDITYAMILVSSWKATFLKVVVLSTIEVESISLTEVVKEALWLEGFAKELKLQGQTIIVKCDIQSAIQLSKNSTYHERTKHIDVLATILTLWLADKSGRRLLLIVSSSAMALSLLVVSISFYLKEYISPDSDLYATLSLVSVAGVVVMVIAFSLGLGAMPWIIMSEILPINIKGLAGSFATLANWFFSWLVTLTTNLLLDWSSGGTFKIYTAVCVFTAGFVAIWVPETKGKTLEEIQQNGVVKNSVFGKDEDDNVNREIEI